GGCGGAGAAATTGCCTGAGGTGCTGCGCCGCGAGGGTACGAGAAAGTAGGTCGCCATGTCAGGTCCCCGCAACAAGATCGGCAAACCGGCGAGCGAAGATCCGGTGCTCATCGCCCTGGGTGAGCAGATCGCGTGTGCGCGGCGCGCTGCCGGCCGGTTGCAGCAGGAAGTCGCCGAGGCCGCTGGTGTGTCCCGCTCCACCCTTCACACGATCGAGCACGGTGGCGCGGGTGTGCGTTGGGAAAAGGTTGCCGCCGTTGCGGCTGCGCTTGGCCTGGCGATGACTTTCGAGCCCCGCTAGTCGTCCTCGAGGCGCTTGCGGCGCTCCTCTTCTTCCCGCTTGCGGCGCTCCGCCTCCTCCTGGGCGCGGCGCTGTTTGAAGCGGTTCTTCTCGATGTTCCACAGGAACTCCTCGTCGTCGTCCGGGCCCTTCACGGCTGGGGGTGCGGGCTCGCCGCGCAGCGGCCCGTAGCGCTTGGAACTGCCGGGGCCGAAGGCGCGCCACAGCATCCAGACGGCGAGGATGATCAGCAGCACGAGCAGAATTCTTCCCATGCCCTCCAACATACT
This window of the Corynebacterium qintianiae genome carries:
- a CDS encoding helix-turn-helix transcriptional regulator, producing the protein MSGPRNKIGKPASEDPVLIALGEQIACARRAAGRLQQEVAEAAGVSRSTLHTIEHGGAGVRWEKVAAVAAALGLAMTFEPR